attatgttCATAACTTGCATTGAAATTATTCCAAAGAGGACATGCATTTATTGTCTGTGTGCTAATTTAGTGATGTTTATAAAAGAGTCTTCTGAACatatattttactactttacagTATCACACGCGTGTcaatataagaaataaataaacataaaatagagtaagttaaaaaaaaatgtgaaatttttaattatattttcataatattttgacatataattaatatataacttGTATCTTATTCAGTAACGAAATAGGTGTTTATAAGTTTAACAGTTAATAAAATTTacgttaaaattgtttttagAATTATATTACCATGTTAATTACTATTCACTATTGCTTTATATGAATGTACATAAAacgtttcaacaatttttaaacaattatcaTGGCATACAAATCTAGAAaagaacataaaataatattatttatcgaATAAAATCCTACAACTAATTAATATTAGGATGGTGTAAAAGTGGAtaagaattataataataaaaaatttataattaaatcaattactTATATCCATAATTGTAAATAGTCAGTATTCTGTATTTTTTACTTTACCAAAGAAAAATAGAACAGTTTTTTTGGTCAAAAGCTCGCATATTCTATCAATAAAACACTAGAACATAACTAAAAGCCTTATGTTCAaattatgtgtatgtatatatttattacaaattttaaacttaaattatCATAGCATGAATTTATTGTACTAATATCtatagtattaaaataaattatttgtactcaatatgtatatcataatttcacacaatattttgttatatatgtataaataataaataacttataTTCAAAATACTTGTACCagtattataaattgttaaagaaatacttgttatttttaatcataAGTGAAACATAATTATTGCACTTTATacctataaaataatttcttaactTAGCTTTTATgcgttaatataaatttttagtacAAATAACATTATTATGTACAGTTTCTTATTGTTATATACTTAAGAaattgataagatattaaattcACTAGAAGTGGAATTGCTCCTTTTGACTAAAATGTTACATTTTAAAGTTTATTacagtgtatacatatattgcataaaactTGGTGTCAATTTTTTATCCTCTAAAAAACTTGTgtatattgttatttaatactttgtaatctttcgtttcttttttatttaaatattttaaataggtcatttatatatatactaAAATAGTACTAGTATCAAGCTGTTTGGTCATAAAGACATAACAATATattatctatcatatctacattaATATACCAACAGAGAACTTCtgctaaattatattaattcatttaCAGAAATATTAAGCAAATATTCAATCACTTGGTTTTATTTTAAAGGCTTTTGAACCACTTCTCGATAGTTtgcaaatattctaaattctCTACAATATACGgaaaatattttagtttacaTTGTACTATATTatgtatagaaataaataaatataaatatacgaaaaaacttatatatatacaaaattgtactaaaatacataatttaaaaaaatacttcATCATTATAATACAGACATATTTGACTTCTTTTagtaattataaacaattatatactttttcaaaaatatattaaatatcattAACAGATTATACAAAACGAAAGTTTCTTAGGATCTCATTTAGTGTGTGAACTTTGGAATATTTGCACACATTCGGATATTATGCAGGTTATAAATATAGATAAGCTTATAATTCCATACACTTGTTATGGACACAATAACTAAACGATTTAAATAATTGCGtttcattgtaataattttcttttcaagaTTTCTATATGCAACTAATTTCAAATCTTTATGTACCTGTAACAATTTTAAATCTGCAACTGTAAATgtatatgtacgtatacataCCTTTTAATTCCCTATGGAAATAAGTTTTTATACaattctataaatattaatttctttgtaAGAATAAATATAATCCATAGTACATTTATTTAGTAAATGCAAATTCTATTTGCTTGCATAAAGCACTTTCACCAACAAATTTTTCGTAACTTTGTGTAGTAAAAAAATTCATGCATTTTTTTACTCCctgattttttgttatttaaaccTTTTTATAAAGGATTAAATAATCATTAATATCTAAAATTTCTTTCCGTTCAATTGCAATTTTGGAAGTTATATGCAACTACGATTATTCATCATTAATCATATTAATCAAGCACATATTGCTGCATTGCATAGTTCACAAGAATTGTCATACATACGttatgcaaaattttcaaagtcttaACCATATCTTCGCATTATAAAACCtttcatatgtaatttttaatattacagtttAATTATTTGCGTTCCTTCCAacatttatgaatctaacacactAGGAAATTCTAGTGTGTCAGACGCCTGTTTCATATGGTTTCTTGACTATTCACTGATTGTGAACTGCGCGAAGTTTTTCGATTTATTGGTTCCAAATAAGCTGCTGGAGCCCATCCTTCTATTCCGGTACCTATTAGTTTTACAAACCACCAACCAGCACATCCAACTTTAAGAAGTTCTAAGTTGTCTCCTTCACGCATAGTAACTTCTGACTGTCCAACTGCACAATAATCAGCCAATGCTATGTATCTTCCAccctaattgaaaataaaaattacagaatattattattctcatttaataatatgattattgaaaaaaaaaaataataaatttacaggAGCTGGACCAGGATTTTCACTAAAAGCATCTTCATCATCTGTGTTGCTGTTTTCTGAACTCCAGGCAACATCATCTTCTGTCGATTGTAAAAGATCAGTGATGTTCCCTACAACACTACTACCATCAACTGAAAGAGTTCGTAAAGATCCAGAAACACTGCCTTGGGCTTCCCACGAAATCGTCTGGCGCAATGgtctataaatattttgtataatattatcattattactGTCTGTTCAAAtgtaattacataaataatttacttaCTTATGATTAGTCTTTCCGAGAGCAGAATTCTGTTTTCCTTTAAGTTCAGCTAATTGAGACATTAAAACCCCCTTAATTTGACGCACCCAAGATTGTTTAATATCAATAGTAGGTGCTTGTATTGTATGCACTTCGGCCCGACCTTGAAGCCAAATTTCAAAACGTCTTGCATCACCTTTAACTGATTCTGTGAGTCCAATTTGTGACatctgataaaaataaaattaaaattttatatataacatgAAAAAAAATCGAGGCGATACATAAAACAGATATATGTATAAGATCACCTTCAAATATCTTTTGAAATGGTATGTAGCTTTGTTATGAGCTTGCGGTTTACtatgtttacaaaatataaGAGCCTTTTCATACAAAAAAATATGACGTTGAGATGGTTTCAACCTAAGAAGTCGTTCTCGTTTACTACTACTCCAAACGCTAAAAGAGCCTTGTAATAAAAGCTCTCCTTGTGCGTTTAAATCTTCCtggaaataatattaaattctaatGAGACATTACTgattataattacataataacaaatgacaaaaattgatacaaattgtaaataatatttcacttACAGCAAATCCAGTAATAGCCGTCTGATGCATGCTGTCGTTAACGCATTTTAATACAACAAGCATGCAATCTAATGCTTCCTGTAATTCGGTGCAACATGATGGTTCCTCGCTATATTTTAAAAGATCTTTCAATAATAACTGATATTTTGTAATACGCTGTACGGGTTTTAAAAGGTACGCGGCCAGAGGTAATTTGTGACCGAGTCTTTGTTGACAAGTTGCAAGAAATTGAGGTTCGTTCTGTATTTGTTCTCGTAACTTTTCAGATCTTGGAATATTTTGACAGTAATAACTATATAATCTGAAGAACACATCACGCTGAAAATAagtgtattttatattacattattgaaaatgtttgcttaaattaattttaagatttataaaaaatacttatctaaataatatttaccCTTTGTACAAAACACAATGCAACAAGTTCAGTATTcgaaatacaattttctaaatctcttAAAAACGTTTCTCcgtgaaaaatgtaaatatcttccaagttaccaaataaAATATCTCCTTTGCCTACTAATGCTGCTGGTACTAAATGAGTCATTGCTTCATTAGTTAATTCCATTTTGTATCCTTTAATTATGGAACCCAGCTCAGCAACGTAGATTCGTTCTGTTTCAACAAGTTCCGCTAAAACATGTCCGCGTTTTAACCGTAAAGCTTCTACATCTTTAGATTCACTTTCTGGCGATGAAGATTCTCCTTCTATGGGACTCATCTCCATCTAATAAGTATTACGAATTCCAATAATTCATAATTGCATATGTTTATACTGGATCAAACGTAATAACAATTTACCTTCGGCATAGTGTTAGCTTTTTTAAGAATTCTACCGGGTTTTACAATTTGGGGCAGTGATTGTAATGGCTTAACTGGTTCAGGAGTTACAGTTTGAACCGGTCTTGTAGGTTTAATCAATTGTTGTTTTAATGTCATGATTCTTTTATCACACATCAAAGACACATCTTCTATTCTTTGTAAAACCTAATGtatttatttcacaaaataaaaatgataatttcataaaaatagcaCGTTCACAAAATATACTTACTTGAGTAATAAGAGCTTTAGTTTCAGGCATTATAGAATCTTGAAAAATACATCTAGGATGATGAAATTCCTCTGCAGCTTCAATTAATTCTTGTAAATCTTGAAGTGCTTGATCAGCTGGTGTTGTATTGTTTTGTGATGCAAGCAATTCTATTCCACGCGTACACCATGCATTTGCCTATAATACACGATTAAAAATACATTCAactatattttctaaatatattttttaataacttatAAGGCAAGTAATTACCTTGTCTATACGTTCCATAAGTTCTCTGCATTTGGTTAACATATGTAACCGTCTCTCCAGTCTTTGACTTAAAATAGTACAAATTCTTTGTAACTCCACACACTTAGGTTCCACAACATCTGTAGGACATAGATGCCTCCCAGATAGCAATTGTTGGCCAGCAGATATTACTTCTTCTGCTCGTTCTATATCTccctataaatttatataattttattgatgtttagcaaatattaaaacattaacAAGAATACTACAAacagtaattgaatattttcatCAATTTTCGTTGTTCatctaaaaaattattctaaacaAAGATACTATCTTACGTGCAGTGCAAAGTGAGAAGTAACAATGATATTCATTCTCCAAATCTGTCATGCCAATACAAGGCATGAATTAAATccctataattttatttaccaaCGAACCATTTTTCATcttatgttatataaatatatttactaaGTTTATAAAAACAATACATTTTGATAGAGATTTAATTCACTAACCcataaagaaattattaaaagtaataaatcTCCTTTTTactgtatttcaaaatatattaacacagaattcaaaaattgaattactaaattagtaTCAGtatgttcaaaaatttaaatctaTTACAAAATATACGTATTTTGTTAAGTGGATTGCTTACCAACACCCAAATCCACATGGTATGCAACAAATAGGACTATCGACAAAATGAGGAAAGCGGTGCGAAGTAACATTTGTGCATGATGtgcattatatgtatatgtgattGCTTATAAGAGTATCCAAACCAGAATTTACATAAAGATTTTAAATACTTTCTCCACTTAACTATTTTATTGCTGAATTTTAGACTGTCTTGAGGCAAAATTCGTATAATACTGGTTTGAATATTATATCTTGTTGATTTCAATGCATTATAAAcattctcaaacttaaaaatattaatattgtaccACGCTTATCTTTTTTGTTGTGGTTGTGATAGTAGTTTATACGTGataatttttgaacatttatatataaatattaatttcttatatttataaaaatatctatttaaaTGAAGACgctaatttgatatattttaattttttctccatattataatttaaaataattttcgtttAATAGTATTAAATAATATGTGTATAAAATAGAGGTACATACTCTGCATATTCTTTGGAATGCTGATGTGTCACAAAGTAACTGTTCAACCCTAGCTTGAGTTTCTCCCACTTCTGTCATTTCTTCTATGGTTTTTAAATGTTGATCCAATGTTGCTTGCAACTCCCTAAAATCAGCTTCAAATTGTCTTAAAGCTAGACAATGTCTCAAACGAGAGCTATGATGTGACCAAAACAAATCAAAAGTTCGTTCTGTTTCTTCTAATTGAACAagtaatctaaaaataaataacattttataattaaacataactgatcattaatttataatatatcaaattaaatcattttataCCGTTCTATTGCTGCCACATTTCCTAATCTATCAGCTGTTCCTTTACCAGTTAGTTGTCGTACACTGTCCAAAAGTGCTTCACCATGTCTTGCAGCACTAAGAATTTCTTCCTTTAATTCATTATATTCAACTTGTTGTTGAGATAATAAAGATGTAGTTGCAATAGTATTGTTAGGAAATTCAATTTCGGCTAATCGCCGTGTAAAAGAATCCAACGCGAGCGATACGTCTTGTGTCATTGATGAAAATTTTTCCAAACTCTATACAACAGCAAaaaaaagtgaaaacaaaatttacattttattacatttacggCTGTACTTACAATTCTATTTTGTATCCAGGTGTGGTGACAGTATGGTAAACTGCCACTAAGTTGTTCAGTTAACTGATCTTTATCTATAAATTCATGTAGCTCAGCAACATTTGCTAAAAATATAACTCTAAATTTAAAGTCTtctctaaataatttatttgatacTTCTGAAATAGCTTTCTGTAAAAATCCAGCTGGACGTAAAACGTATGCAACATGAACTAAACCAGGAAAAAATCCCTATAATATAAAGAGACTAAATTAACATATTTAGTGTTATCTTTATTTCTCTCATTACACTagcattacattttttaaaagatGTACTTACAGAGATTTTTAATAACACAGTTTTTACAGAGTTCCATTTATCATTTCTTCtatcaattattaaatgaaatccAAGATCAGCTTCCTGTAACCTGAAAATCATTAATGACGTTTACAGTAACTATTTtccattttatacattttcataataatattgttttaatCTTACGTTGGCACAGAAGTAAGATATAGCATGAGACGTTGATAATCCAAATcagataaattatgaaaattgccATTATCAGGAAACGTAATTATAGGACAACCCTCTCGAGTTTTCCCTCCTATATGTACAAATATGTTattacataatatatttaaatgacattgatgaaattttattttatttacctgCTATTATAGCATACTGTGATTGGAGAAGGTCTGCAACATCTCTAATTGCCAAATCCCCATTTTCAATTTCACCAGTCATACTCTCTACATCTTCTGAAAAGTATAAATTTGTATAGTTTATAAttgacaataaatataatatatgtagtaGTAAATAAGTACAATTATTATGACCTACAATTAACTGTCATTATAAAGTGAGTTCATggataaaatttgtattctttTGATATAAATGATTATCAGTATTTATAACTGTAAATTGTCGAAAGAAGGAATTTTGACAAAGATATGTTAAACTTATATTAATGATCACCCATACAATATTTACTATATGTCACTGTGAGAGCTCAGAATGTACTCTTATGACCTTACTGACTACAACTAACTGAAGCAGTGTTCTGCAATACCTACAATGTTTCAGTTGTAACTGTAAAACAAGAGGCTCTCAATTTTCGGAATTATaccaataataaaattaactttCAAAATAGGATTTCAAAAAGATAATTTATTATCACAACAAATGCaccattatttttatattcacaggTCATAAATTGCAGAAActataacaatatatattttacttcaaattaataaaactacATCTCAAAGTGCTTTAAAGTATTGTTTACTGTTTACATACATAAGTATTATCTCCACcaacaaaaaagaaattaaacataCTTTATTTAAAACTGAACTAAAAATGATAACTAGTATGCATTTTATATATTACTTGAGAAACACTGTATTGTTGAATCTTTAATCtcttaatttacatatttgagaTGTAACTGTGATAAAAACTGTTTATTTTTCCTATATCTtatcattatttaaatttattatgtattgcttttacatatttaattttgtaaaaataaagaaaaattaaaaaattataggaatacaaattagatatttttttattatttattacatgttcttattttataaattgtaaatgttaatataaaaaaactACATATTAAAGTCTCATTTTAACATAATGTACACACGTAATAACATACTAATATCAAaactttacaaaaaaaaatatcagaatAGCAGATGCTAAATAAAAACAGGatcttaaatactttattttttaaatagtggtAATTTTATATGATATTAATGATAATCAAGTACGATTACTTCTTTCTCATTTACATGCTTTTCTTATACTAATTAATACTGCCTTCTAGCTTCGTAGAATCATAATTTGATTTTCCTTCAGTTTTAAGTTTCTtcactttaatttttataacatttttctttGGCTTAAAAGTAGTATTTGTTGCATCAGTATATGATTTCTGtaacattaaaaatgtttatattatgcaaaatattatcaatatactaTACTCTTCTTGAAAATATCAAATCAGTATGAATGAAACATACAcagaaacatttgaaaatattacttATTGTCATTAATATGTATAACAATAGCATTAAATATAAACATTCACTTACCTTTTTTCATGTTTGTATAGTCATATCATTGTTAACTAAGTACTAACaatttaacatttcaatttctttattttcattagATATAGATAAGTTAAAATTTACTtacctttttttattatttttacaaaatcatttataacatttttcaaaaaatatcaCGTTTGTAACTATAAACAGTCGACGTAAATGCCTTGTGTACAAATACGTCTTTGTACATCGATTGATACTCTAGCACAACGCTTGAAGATACGGCGAATATAGttgtaatattatacatatagagGGGATAATAGGTCCAATCCTCTATAAATAGGACAATTCCCACATTACGTCTGCATAAATACATTATCTATCGAAACACGCACAAGTATCGAATAGTTCaatatttactttaatatttctaattgcataaaaaaaataatatgattaaatacggatacataatatgtataaatgttTAAAGAAAATGGTATCCCACTAGCAATTCGTCACATTTATTTAAAtccattaattatttaattaatttaatgtaagtattgataatataatCACTGAAGaaacaaatgtaaaatatattacgaatatatatatacatatctctcaaatataaaaaatatcgatCTTTCATATAAATACATCTACCTATCAACTAATATATaaacaaattcaatattttcataaatcaaTACTAAGGCTATAAAAAAATGctcatattatttgcatttctaattttaatgcTGTACACATAAAACTGATTGAAAAAGTAGTCCAAAAACGCATAACTCAAACCTGCACATTTCGTGGAGCAATGCTGATGACAGGGACAATTGCAGCTATGCAGTGATTTTCGTCGAAGAATCATGTTgttactttaaataaattttcacgaTCAATTTCAGTACATTAAAATTTATCACACAGTATTATCTGTAATATTAGTATTTCGCATAACAACTCGATTTATCGTTATTATAAGCTTATTCCATTAccaacatacatatgtatatgtgtgtatatatatacatatataataggTAAATCCAATTTAATCGCGTACGCATATCTAACAGAATTTCATGATGATGTTggtcttttattttattcaaacattGTAGCCGGTATTTCCGAAGTAGTTCTTATACACCCCAGTATTTCAAGGTAACCGCAACGCTATCACTCCGCGTAAACACAAGACCGAAGATTGAAAGAtcgattatatgtattatatataaattagcACAAAATGTGCGACTATATTATAATCGACAATATATTAAATCAGTATTTATTCACGGGTCTATTAAACGAATGTTATAATCCCACAGTTTCTCAACTCGAACCATGAACAGCTATAACGGGCGACGACCTCTATCGTAACACATACGAGATACGACGCCATAACGCTTCATGGTGGAGGTAAAGAGAAGACTGAACAACCAATCACAAAAGACCTGATTCCCAATAGAGGGGTAACTGCACGTGACTTGCAGCATGTCAGTGtcaaaatgtacaattaaatCAAAGTGGATTCTACTTTAATATcccattattttatatttgaataaaaaatttacttgTTCTTGTTTATCTAGATAgtgttatttaacattttttctttgctacacttttattataaaaaataaatactctAATCTTTTCCATTTTAACATTTACTAGCTGATACCAAAACATTATTACTTAAATGTATTTCagcttaaaatttattattatatatatatatataatatatacatattatatacatattatatatatatgtatatattatacatacgcGCGCGCGCATAATATATAGAATAcgtagtttttatattttaaaatgaatgcGGTTATCATTGATTAATAAtgtcattttgaattttgaatattgtgatacaataaaatatgatattttaaatgatatgaatatacaaaatgatatctgcataattttatATAGATTTTACTACATAATATTATGAAAAGATTAGTGGAAAACAAGCgtaaatgtttttaaatgatCGGTAGTGTTGGAAAACagatatattgaaatatataaGAAACGCCCGAAAAATCAATCGACAACAGCGAAAAATTAGTAGACTAtgtacataggaaaaaaaagaattgaaatattaagaagTAACCAAAATTCGATCGTAATACAACCAATTATTATGTCAAAtaaagttatagtaaaaactTACCAActtccaagatttcaagatcCAGGTTTCCGCTTTGACTATGACTGATACTACTACTGCAAGCATTGTAACTGGATCTGTGAGATTCCTCCATTGCGCGGGAGGCACTACGTTTAAATTGTTCTAAAAAACTGTCTATTTGATTTTCGATGCTGGTCGGCGAGCTGGCCATCTTTTTGCGCGCCACTCCTCAGTGAACGTCAACGTGCTGAAGATGGAGATGAAAGTTGATCTCATAGATACGTGTTTTGCAGCTGCTACAACTGACTCGATCTAAATGATTAGCTACATTTTACGGTGTTAAACAGGCTATTCCAGGATTAGAAGGATTATAGCGCACAAGCGAACAAATCGCTATAATTTCAATCGCTGTCGTACCTTCTCCCGCTACTCGATACATGTTTGTTAGTCGTCGAGGAACGCCCGGAACTGAAACGACGCATAGCATACCGCAATATTTTTGCGGTAGATGTCGCGAATAGGTGTAAAATTGGCGCGCGTGGTTTGTTAAGTAATAATTTGTATCGTATGTTtttgttgtaaaataaattaatatttgattaatatactaatataaTTGATAGgttgaatattttttcatttaaatcctTTTATGTGTTAATTTCTCTCTAAAAAGAGTGTTATTGAACACAGTTTGTACTGGATTcgaatatcaatataacacctaataaataattttacacaCAAAAccgaatttgaaataaaattatacgaaattatttttgtttttaaagttTTTTGTGTAATAACTTCTGCAACACTTTCTGTTGATAAtatagaatggtagcgtattcAAGTTGAAAGGTGGGGAGAACACTGAGGCATGGAAGGAGAGTCGCAAGTCGTCACTCGTATCGTAGCGCTGATGAAGTGcgtacgactttttgtcagttGTGTGGGTATCGGCAAGTGTTAAGTGTGTAAAATTGATCTGTTGAAAAAGAAACAAAGTTAATTGCCAAAAATGGGTGGTAAGTACAGAAAGTTTATAACATCCATTTCTACGTTTCTTTCTATTTTGTGCATTTTGCCTGAAGGTTACGTTCATTGAGAGTTCATTTAGGGTGTGTGATAACGTCGCCGGTAACCGGTCTTGACCCAATGACCTTCATATGATTTATATCACTTATAGACAACGAATATTAACCttctaaaaagtaaaaatatgtcATTTTCGTTTTCTCATGCcatcataattttattttcattcacgTAAAATATGTTTCATCCTAATCTTTTTCTATTAATCGTAAACcgcttcttttatttattttattgcacGAAAATCGGTCCAATTCGCGCTCGTCTTTGCGATTTTCCATTGCGCGCAGGCGCAAGAACTTTTTACTCTTTTCATAGGCAGTTGGCgccaatttaatattttatatttttcatatttaatcaGGTACTTTTTAAAggtatttatttatgtttgtttGACATTTTAATTTATCTTTTCCATTCATGCAATGTCTCTTCCTCGGCCCAATATTCTATTTTCTTCAGCATAACTGAACATCTTCGTTTAAGCTACTTAAATTACGTCTTTTAATACTTGTTATAATGAGAAATATTcgtgtaaacaaaatttatataacataaatcaaacattataaattgtaaaattgcttTATTATACTTCAAGTTTATATAAATATCTAACATTTCGAttgaaatgtaaatatattttatgttttgttaTATTAGACGCAGAATTCTtctgcataaaataaaataactcatACCACTATTCCTGCAGTTTATTCTTAGCCGTCTGGGGGAGAAATTGCGGCTCTTTGCCAAATCTCGTCTATCTTTCTATATTTATCTTACAGGTGATAAAATTACTTCAactgtataaaaaaaaattctactTACAATACATACTCTTACATATATCCACAATTTCTTTTTCGTGCGAATCAAATTACATGTACATAAAGATTGATATATTACATGCGTCTATCATTTATCGTAAATATTTCTCTTCAGTTTTAGTTACTCTTCATTCGTGTTACTTAATTTAATATTCGGTAACCAGAGATTATTTAATGCCGCTtcgataatattattaatacatttattgatCAACATGCCATGATGATGTAACGGCAAAGATACATCCACTAGAAATTTCATTCACGAAGACcaaaaaacaagaaaaataatttcgatATTGAGAAAGTTATTTTATCGGGTAATTCTTTTTGTAATATGGTCCTTCTACCGTAGGAGAAAGTTGAAAAGATGATCAAAgagataataaaatttgtttaaaattctgTGAAAATTAAATTCCCCATGCTAGTTTAATCTTGAGTAATTTATTAGAGAATCTAAATATTTGTCCATCACATACGTAGCATAGTAATATTAAAGCGGAAGCTCGGATCGTTAAGTTCACTGTACCTCAATTGAC
This genomic window from Megachile rotundata isolate GNS110a chromosome 14, iyMegRotu1, whole genome shotgun sequence contains:
- the LOC100877974 gene encoding guanine nucleotide exchange factor DBS isoform X6 produces the protein MTGEIENGDLAIRDVADLLQSQYAIIAGGKTREGCPIITFPDNGNFHNLSDLDYQRLMLYLTSVPTLQEADLGFHLIIDRRNDKWNSVKTVLLKISGFFPGLVHVAYVLRPAGFLQKAISEVSNKLFREDFKFRVIFLANVAELHEFIDKDQLTEQLSGSLPYCHHTWIQNRISLEKFSSMTQDVSLALDSFTRRLAEIEFPNNTIATTSLLSQQQVEYNELKEEILSAARHGEALLDSVRQLTGKGTADRLGNVAAIERLLVQLEETERTFDLFWSHHSSRLRHCLALRQFEADFRELQATLDQHLKTIEEMTEVGETQARVEQLLCDTSAFQRICRGDIERAEEVISAGQQLLSGRHLCPTDVVEPKCVELQRICTILSQRLERRLHMLTKCRELMERIDKANAWCTRGIELLASQNNTTPADQALQDLQELIEAAEEFHHPRCIFQDSIMPETKALITQVLQRIEDVSLMCDKRIMTLKQQLIKPTRPVQTVTPEPVKPLQSLPQIVKPGRILKKANTMPKMEMSPIEGESSSPESESKDVEALRLKRGHVLAELVETERIYVAELGSIIKGYKMELTNEAMTHLVPAALVGKGDILFGNLEDIYIFHGETFLRDLENCISNTELVALCFVQRRDVFFRLYSYYCQNIPRSEKLREQIQNEPQFLATCQQRLGHKLPLAAYLLKPVQRITKYQLLLKDLLKYSEEPSCCTELQEALDCMLVVLKCVNDSMHQTAITGFAEDLNAQGELLLQGSFSVWSSSKRERLLRLKPSQRHIFLYEKALIFCKHSKPQAHNKATYHFKRYLKMSQIGLTESVKGDARRFEIWLQGRAEVHTIQAPTIDIKQSWVRQIKGVLMSQLAELKGKQNSALGKTNHKPLRQTISWEAQGSVSGSLRTLSVDGSSVVGNITDLLQSTEDDVAWSSENSNTDDEDAFSENPGPAPGGRYIALADYCAVGQSEVTMREGDNLELLKVGCAGWWFVKLIGTGIEGWAPAAYLEPINRKTSRSSQSVNSQETI
- the LOC100877974 gene encoding guanine nucleotide exchange factor DBS isoform X2 encodes the protein MASSPTSIENQIDSFLEQFKRSASRAMEESHRSSYNACSSSISHSQSGNLDLEILEVDVESMTGEIENGDLAIRDVADLLQSQYAIIAGGKTREGCPIITFPDNGNFHNLSDLDYQRLMLYLTSVPTLQEADLGFHLIIDRRNDKWNSVKTVLLKISGFFPGLVHVAYVLRPAGFLQKAISEVSNKLFREDFKFRVIFLANVAELHEFIDKDQLTEQLSGSLPYCHHTWIQNRISLEKFSSMTQDVSLALDSFTRRLAEIEFPNNTIATTSLLSQQQVEYNELKEEILSAARHGEALLDSVRQLTGKGTADRLGNVAAIERLLVQLEETERTFDLFWSHHSSRLRHCLALRQFEADFRELQATLDQHLKTIEEMTEVGETQARVEQLLCDTSAFQRICRGDIERAEEVISAGQQLLSGRHLCPTDVVEPKCVELQRICTILSQRLERRLHMLTKCRELMERIDKANAWCTRGIELLASQNNTTPADQALQDLQELIEAAEEFHHPRCIFQDSIMPETKALITQVLQRIEDVSLMCDKRIMTLKQQLIKPTRPVQTVTPEPVKPLQSLPQIVKPGRILKKANTMPKMEMSPIEGESSSPESESKDVEALRLKRGHVLAELVETERIYVAELGSIIKGYKMELTNEAMTHLVPAALVGKGDILFGNLEDIYIFHGETFLRDLENCISNTELVALCFVQRRDVFFRLYSYYCQNIPRSEKLREQIQNEPQFLATCQQRLGHKLPLAAYLLKPVQRITKYQLLLKDLLKYSEEPSCCTELQEALDCMLVVLKCVNDSMHQTAITGFAEDLNAQGELLLQGSFSVWSSSKRERLLRLKPSQRHIFLYEKALIFCKHSKPQAHNKATYHFKRYLKMSQIGLTESVKGDARRFEIWLQGRAEVHTIQAPTIDIKQSWVRQIKGVLMSQLAELKGKQNSALGKTNHKPLRQTISWEAQGSVSGSLRTLSVDGSSVVGNITDLLQSTEDDVAWSSENSNTDDEDAFSENPGPAPGGRYIALADYCAVGQSEVTMREGDNLELLKVGCAGWWFVKLIGTGIEGWAPAAYLEPINRKTSRSSQSVNSQETI